Within the Thermococcus sp. genome, the region CGACAGAATGGCGGTTAGGATAGGCGAGCTGTGGCAGAGCTTAGAACTCATCGAGAATGCCCTCGATGCTATGCCGGACGGGAAGATAAAGACCTTTCCCAAGGACAACATACTCGTTGCCAAGCTGAAGCTCCTCGTTGATGGCGAGGGAATAGGCAGGTATGAAGCCCCAAGGGGAGAGCTAGTCCACTACGTCCGCGGAAAGAAGGGTAGCGACAAGCCACTTCGCTGGAAACCAAGGGAGCCGACCTTCCCCAACCTCTTCGCGGTGGCTGAAGGAGTTAAAGGCGACCAGGTAGCTGATTTTGTGGTCGCTGTGGCATCAATAGACCCCTGCCTGAGCTGTACCGACAGAGTCGCGGTGATACAGAACGGCAAGAAGAGAATCTTAACCGAGAAGGACCTCCTCAAGGAATCCATCAGGAAGACGCGCGAGATAAACCCCGATATCAAAGGCGACCCCACTCCAATAGGAGCGAGCTGTTCGAGGTGATGAATATGGACGTTGTAGGAGAAATCGTTTATCCAATCGCGGGTTTGCTCGGGCTTTATGGCTTCGTCTCACTCGCATCGCTCCTCTGGGAGGGAATAGACAGGAAGCTTGTGGCCAGAATGCAGAGGCGCGTTGGTCCACCGCTGATACAGCCATTCTACGACTTCCTCAAGCTCCTCAGCAAGGAAACAATAATACCCAACACGGCCAACTACATGTTTAGACTTGCACCCGTTATGGCCCTAGCTACGGCTATAGCGCTCTTAGCTTACACTCCGATGGGCTTTACGCCTATTTTAGCGAGCAAGGGCGACGTTATAGTCTTCATATACCTTCTGGCACTCATAAGCTTCTTCAAGATAGTCGGAGCAATAAGCTCCGGCAATCCGTACGCGAAGATAGGAGCGGCCAGGGAAGCGACGATAATGGTGTCTAGGGAGCCGGCTATGATGCTGGCAATCTTCGCCATAATGTGGCGCCTCGGGAAGCTCGGCGTTCCAAAGCCCTTCAGCATGGGAATCTTTTACGTCCACAACATCTGGGAGATTGGAACTCCAATGAGCTTCGTTGGGGCGATAATACTGCTCTACGTCTTCTGCGTCTGGCTGGCGAGTGAGATTGAGGTCGGGTTCTTCAACATACCCGATGCCGAGGAAGAGATAGCCGAGGGGCTTTTGGTTGAATACAGCGGGAGGTACTTGGCTCTACTCAAGCTGACGAAAGCACTAAAGGCCTACATTGCCGCTTCCCTCGTCGTGGCGATATTCTTCCCTTGGGGGATAGCTGGCTATTTCAATCTCACCGGCCTCTCGGCGGATATAGTGAACCTGCTATTCCACACGCTCAAGGTCTTTGTACTCCTATTCGTCGTCGAGAGCGTCTTTAGAGCGGTGACGGGAAGGCTGAAGATAACTCAAGCTGTGGACTTCCTCTGGAAGAACGTCTTCCTCGCTTCCCTCATAGGGTCACTCCTCATAGCGATGGAGGTGATAATGTGAGGGCGCCAATCCTCGTCCCAACGGTGCTCAGGAACCTCGTCAGGAAGCCCGCGACCAACCTCTTTCCAAAGACAGAACCTGTGCCCGTTCCAGAGAACTTCAGGGGGCAGTTGAAGTACAACGTTGACAAGTGCGTCGGTTGTAGAATGTGCGTTACCGTCTGTCCGGCTGGAGTCTTCGTCTATTTACCGGACATCAGGAAAGTGGCCCTATGGACGGCGAGATGCGTTTACTGTGGGCAATGCGTTGACGTCTGCCCGACCGGAGCGCTCCAGATGAGCAGGGACTTCCTCCTGGCGAGCTACGACAACCACGACGACAAGTTCATCCCTCTGAAGGAGGAAAAAATCGAGGAGATAAGGAAGAAGCTCGAGGAAAAGAAGAAGGCCAAGGAGAAGGCCAAAGCTGAGAAAAACACAGCTAAAAAAGGGTCTTAGATTTTCTCTTTACTTTAATTCCAATTAATTGTTCCCCTTCCAAGGATTTTGCCTGTTCTTTCGGAGAACGCCACAACTTTATTGCGTCCGATTTGAGTGAAAACGATAACACACTCACCGTATTTAAAAAGCTCTCCAGCCACGAGCTCATCGTCGATAAAAAGGACAAGGGTTAAGGAGAGGGAGCTCATTCTCCTCCCCCGCTTCCACCGACCACGACGTTGTCCTCCGCGGGTGTAGCCTTTATGATAAGCTTTCCGCCGACGTCCCTTATCTCCATTACAACCTCGGAAACTCCTTTTCCTGCACCGCCTCCAAAGGCCTCGGCCATCTTCCCGAGGACCTCGTCGGCTATTTCAACGTTCATGTTTGCAACGAGTTTCGCCATGAAATCACCTCCTCACGATCTTTTCAATGTTCATATAATGTTCATAATATTTAAGTTTTTTGGTAAATATCGTTTGTTCAGTTTAAACTGAACAATATGTCCAACCGAAAAGATTAAAACGATTGGAACAGTATTTGGAAATATGGAGAGTGAAGAAAGCCCAAAGTTCTACGTTGAAAAGATCCTCGAAAGCTTTGGCTATCCTCCCGCCCCCGCCAGGATATATGCCCAGTTGCTCTTTTCAGAAAAGCCGAAGACGATAACAGAGCTGGCGAGAGAAACAGGACTTGGAAAATCAACGGTTTCCACTGCTTTAAGGTTGCTCGAACACGATGGCCTCGTTTACTCAACAAAGGTTGGAAAGAAAAAGCTCTACCACGCACGGAGCGCATTTAACAGACTCCTAATGTTCCCGGAGAGGATACTGAAGGAGTATGTGGTTCCATTGAGAAAACTACTCGAGCAAACCCCTAATAAAAACGAAAAAATCCTCAAAGACGTTAGGGAGTTTGAAGAACTTGCTAAGGCCATACTAAAACTTCTGGAAGATTTTTCAAAATCTTGAATTTACTCCACGTCCCACTTTTATTTTTCACAGATCAAAAACGAGTTCTTTAAGGCTACCCAAAGATAAGAACGCCGAGGATTTAGTTTATTCTTCAAATTCTGGAAGGGTGAAAATTTAAAGGTCTACAGTCAGCTCTTGAGTTTATTTCTCCAAGAGTCTCCTCAGAGCTTCGTAATGACCCCTCTCGATGTCTGCCAAGCGGAGATAGATTTCCTTAACCTCTTCCCTGCTACATTCCTCGGCAAGTTTTCTATAGATAGTCTCGGCGAGTTTTTCGGCCTCCATCGCGTTTTGCAGAACGTCGGGCAGATCCTCCACTTTCCAGAACTTTCCGAGGACATGGGTAGCCTCAAGGCTAGCGACGTTGACATCAACGAGCTCATCGCCGTACTGCTCACGATATATTTCGTAGAGCTCATCGCCGTGCCTCTTGGACTCATCACCCAACCTTCTGAACGTCTGGACGACCTCCTCGGGGAGTCCGAGTTCTTTGGCCCTCTCGGCAAGCCTCCAATAGGTCTCAGCTTCCTCGTATTCACCCTTGATCCAGTAACTCAAAAGCTCCCTTTCGGTAAGGTTTCTAATTTGTTCAATTAGCTCAACCACCATATCAACCACCCAGCTTTTCGTATTCCCTCTTGAGGGCCTCGTAATGGCCCCTTTCAACGTCGGCAAGCGTGAGATAGAGTTTCTTGAGTCTTTCATCCTCAACCTTCTCGGCGAGTGCCTTGTAAGCGTTCATCGCTATAAGCTCGCTCTCCATGGCCGTTTCAATAACTTCTCTAACCTGGTCGGCCCTCTCAAGCTTCGTCAAAACAGGAAGAACCTCAAGAGGGGGAATATCAGTGGACGGTTCCCTCCCAAAGGACGTCCTAAACTCCTTGGTGAGTTCTTTTGCATGCTTCTCAGAATCCCGTGAAAGCTTCTCAAAGGTTTCGACAAGGCTCTCGGGAAGGCCAAGGTTTCTGGCGCGTTCGGCAAGCTGGCAGTAGAATTCCGCCTCTTCCCGCTCGCTCGCTATCCAGTAAGCCAACGCCTCCTCGTAGTTCAGCCTCTTCAGTTGCTCGATGATTTCCTCGACTTCGAGCATATTAACCCCCAATTCGGTTTGCCGGTTCACCTAATTAAGCTTTCCTCGCTAATCAACAACCTCAAACCTGAGAACTTCGTTTCTTCTCAGGACTCCAATCCCAGCCCTTTTACCAAGGACCTCCACTAGAACCAGGTAATCGGGCTCACCGAGGTTCACCTTCAGGCCGTAGCGCTCCACCAAAAGCGAACCGAGCTCGACCTCAAGTTTTCTCTGTGAGAGCCCCCTGTTTCCCCTAACCTTTGCCCGGACGGCGAACGTTCCGTCTATTCTCTTGCCCAGCTCGAGTACGGCTTTTTCAATCTCCTCAGGCTTTGCGGGCACGAGTTCATCAAGGGGAACCACCCTCTGAATCGCCTGGGTTTCAAAGTTTCTAAGTCTATCAAGGGCTTCCTCCTTTGAGAGGGGCGTTTCGGCCAGGAGAACTCCCCTCCAGTCGGTCCCCTTAACGCGGACCTTTTCCAGGGCCCACTCAAGTTCGAGTATCGCGTCCCCCTCTCTTCCAGGTCGTGTTGTCACGAGGAGAATCATTTCCGCTCACCGATGAACAGGTTTTTATATCAAAAGGCCTTAAACAATTCGGTGGGTGAAATGGAGGGTCTTAAGCTTTACCAGTCATACGAGGTTTACGGTCTGTCCGCGAATCCCTTTGAACAGCTCGCCAGCGAGGGAATAAGCGATGTCGAGAGCATTCACGTCTATCAGGAAGTTGACATGCGCCTGCAGATGATAGTTTCCGAGGTAATCGGGAACAAAAGCTCGATAGCGCTGAGCATAGTCGGACCCCTAGGGATGGGCAAAACCCAGAGGCTCAAGAGCCTCGCAAAGGCCATCGAAGAGAACCGGGGAAAGGCAATATACGTGAAGGTCGACACGAACGATATACTCAAGCTCACAAGGGACATCTTCTATGCCCTGAAACCCCCGAAGAGCAGGACGAACATCTTCCTCGAAAACCTCTCGCGAAAACTCGGCTTCATAGACAGACTTGAGAAAATGCTCAGCGACACCAAGGAGTATAAGAGCAGGGACATAGCGGAGCTTTTGGTCGAGCAGATGAGCAAATACCCCTACTGCGCCCTTCTCCTTGACGAGCTTGAGAACATGCAGAGCGCGAGGGAGCACGAGAAGATTCAGTTCTTTGAGATGCTGAGGCACTTCATAAGCACGATGCCGAAGGGCTGTATAGTGGCCTTCGCCTGCATTCCCGAGGCCTATGAGGAATACACCAAGATTTTCCCGGCCTTCTTCATGCGCCTCCACTACGAGTTCAAGTTGAGGCCGATGAGTTTAGATGAGACCTTTGAGCTCGTAAAGAAGAGGCTAAACCGCGTTCGCATAAGGGACACCGACGACCCGCTGTATCCGTTCACTGAGGAAGCGATAAGGCTCATTCACCAGCTCGGCAAGGGAAACCCGAGGCAGATACTTCGCTTGCTCCACTACGTCCTGAGCGAGTCGGCGAAACACAAGTTCGACCCCATTGACGACTACGTGGTGACGACAATCCTTGAGGAGCCCAAGAGCCTTGAGGAGTACCTCACAAGGATTCCAAAGGAGTACAAGGATTTGGTTGAGGCCATCGTTTTTGAGTTCAACGGCGGGCCCGTGAGCTACATTCAGGTGGCCAAAGCCGTCAAAAAGCCCGGAATGCAGGTTTACGAGAGTTTAAACGAGCTGATAAGGCTCGGCTTTCTCGTCGGGGACCCCAAGGGCAACTACAAGGTTCCAGACTACGTGAGGAAGTTTTTAGAGGAAGGCGAAGCCGAGAAGCTGAAGGGTGAGTGAGTTGCCGAACTACGATGTTCATGTGCTCAGCGGAATAGTGACCTATCCCCTGGCCGTGCTCATAGGCGAGCTACTCAGGGTGTACGCCAAGCTACCCCTCGAACCAACGGCGATGGCACTCGTCATAGGTTATCCCTTTTATGTCCTCGGGAGCGATTTACCAGACATGGACCATCCAGATGCCCTGATACACAGGGGAACGAAACCCATAGTAAGCGTCGCGGTCGGAAGCGCCGTCTTCCTCTGGAGCAGGGAGCTCATAAACCTGAACCCGGCGTGGCTCAATCCCGTCGTTTCGTGGACCCTGGGGGCAATAGCCGGTCTAATCGCCTGGTACCTGTTCACCGCGATAATGCCGAGGCACAGGGGGATTGTTCACTCACTGCTCTTCGCGGGAATCTACGGCCTGCTCGCCTTTCTCCTTGTAGAGTACGGTTTCAGGCTCAGCACGGGCGAGGGCCTCTTCGTAGGTTTGAGCGCGTTCCTTGGATATACCCTCCACCTAATCCTCGACCGCTCGGTCAAGCTCGTATGACCTGCCCAATTCTACCCATTTTTGTGGAACAAGCCTTTTAAATAGGCAACGTTAGGAAAGCCTGGAGGTGAGGGAAATGTTCAGCCTCGGAGGATTTTCACGCGGTGGCGAGTATGAAAAGAAACTCTGGGACGTTCTCATCATTGGAGCAGGACCGGCTGGCTTCACTGCGGCGATATACGCGGCGCGCTTCGGGTTAGAAACGCTGATTATCAGCAAGGACCTGGGCGGAAACATGGCGTTAACCGACCTCATCGAGAACTACCCCGGCTTCCCCGAGGGAATCAGCGGTTCGGAGCTGACCAACAGGATGCACGAGCACGTGAAAAGGCTGGGCGTGGATATAGTCTTTGACGAGGTCGAGAGGATTGACCCGGCCGAGTGCGCCTACTACGAGGGCCCGTGCAAGTTCACGGTTAAAACCAAGAACGGCAAGGAGTACCGCGGGAAGACGATTATCATAGCGGTCGGGGCCTCACCGAGGAAGCTCAAGGTTCCCGGAGAGGAGGAGCTGACCGGAAAGGGCGTTTCATACTGTGCCACCTGCGACGGCCCGCTCTTCAAGGGCAAGAAGGTCATCGTCGTTGGAGGAGGTAACACCGCCCTTCAGGAGGCGCTCTATCTGAAGAGCATAGGGGTCGATGTGACCCTCGTTCACAGGAGGCAGAAGTTCAGGGCCGACAAGATACTCCAGGACAGGTTCAAGGAGAGCGGGATTCCGGCCATACTCGACACGGTGGTTACTGAGATAATCGGGAAGGACAGGGTTGAAGCCGTCAAATTGAAGAACGTCAAGACAGGCGAGGAGTGGGAGATGAAAGTTGACGGCGTCTTCATCTTCATCGGCTACGAGCCGAAGACGGACTTCGTCAAACACCTCGGCATAACCGACGACTACGGCTACATCCCCGTTGACATGCACATGCGCACCAAGGTTCCGGGAATATTTGCGGCCGGAGACATAACCAACGTCTTCAAGCAGATAGCTGTGGCTGTCGGCCAGGGAGCTATCGCTGCAAACTCCGCCAAGGAGTTCCTCGAAAAGTGGGCGGAGAAGAACGGGGAGTGATTAGTATTTCTTTAGCCTCTTCTTTAGTTCTTCTTCCGTTAGGTGGACGATTTTGCTGGAATCCCCGAGTACATAGGGCTCGCGGGGTTTGATTGAAACAGAGTTATTCCATTAGATGCCTGAGGAATGTTAGATTAAATCGAGGGTATTACTCCCTGTTAGTGTAATTGTCAGGACAGCAATCAAAAAGAGGAAATGTTTCCTCTTCCAGCACGTCTCCGCCATCATGTTCATCGTCCTCAAACAGGAGGCTCTTGTCCAGAGTTAAGGACACCAGAAAAATCATCAGAATTCCCCACGGCAAAACCTTCAGAAACAGCCACAGGCCATCCAAAAGGCTTTCTTCCTCAAGGAGAGACTCAACAACTGTCCCAAAGAACAGACCCACAAAGGTCGTTACTGCGAAAGTCTTGCCGAACTCCTTGCCGTTCCGGGTTTTCACCACGCAACCACCGAAGTAGTGCACTAATATGAGTTTATTAACCTTGCCCCTTCTATCTTCCCAGAACCTTCAGGGTTCAGCCTTCACCGAAAATTCTCGAAAAACTTTCGGTCAAAGATGTTCATTATTGAGCATAGGGTTATATAGTCGGACGTTGAGCTTCGGCCGGTGATTCACATGGTGATAAGGCCAAACGTTAAGGAACTTCCCGGACCAAAGGCGAAGGAGATTATCGAGAGGAACTTCAAGTATCTAGCAACCACAACCCAAGACCCAGAGAACCTGCCCATAGTCATCGAGCGCGGTGAAGGGATAAGGGTCTACGACGTTGACGGGAACGTTTTTTATGACTTCGCGAGCGGTGTCGGTGTTATAAACGTCGGACACTCCCACCCGCGCGTGGTTGAGGCAATAAAGAAGCAGGCCGAGAAGTTCACCCACTACTCCCTGACGGACTTCTTCTACGAGAACGCTGTCGTTCTGGCCGAAAAGCTCATAGAGCTCGCCCCCGGAGACATGGAGAGGAAAGTGGTCTACAGCAACAGCGGTGCCGAGGCAAATGAAGCGGCTATGAAGCTCGTCAAGTACGGAACAGGTAGAAAGCAGTTTTTAGCGTTTTACCACGCCTTCCACGGAAGGACACAGGCGGTGCTTAGCCTCACAGCGAGCAAGTGGGTCCAGCAGGACAGGTTCTTCCCGACGATGCCGGGAGTTACCCACATCCCGTATCCGAACCCCTACAGGAACACCTGGGGAATCGACGGTTATGAAGAACCCGACGAGCTGACTAACCGCGTTCTGGACTTCATCGAGGAGTACGTCTTCAGGCACGTCCCACCGCACGA harbors:
- a CDS encoding ferritin family protein; translation: MLEVEEIIEQLKRLNYEEALAYWIASEREEAEFYCQLAERARNLGLPESLVETFEKLSRDSEKHAKELTKEFRTSFGREPSTDIPPLEVLPVLTKLERADQVREVIETAMESELIAMNAYKALAEKVEDERLKKLYLTLADVERGHYEALKREYEKLGG
- a CDS encoding helix-turn-helix domain-containing protein; protein product: MESEESPKFYVEKILESFGYPPAPARIYAQLLFSEKPKTITELARETGLGKSTVSTALRLLEHDGLVYSTKVGKKKLYHARSAFNRLLMFPERILKEYVVPLRKLLEQTPNKNEKILKDVREFEELAKAILKLLEDFSKS
- a CDS encoding 4Fe-4S dicluster domain-containing protein, with protein sequence MRAPILVPTVLRNLVRKPATNLFPKTEPVPVPENFRGQLKYNVDKCVGCRMCVTVCPAGVFVYLPDIRKVALWTARCVYCGQCVDVCPTGALQMSRDFLLASYDNHDDKFIPLKEEKIEEIRKKLEEKKKAKEKAKAEKNTAKKGS
- a CDS encoding THUMP domain-containing protein encodes the protein MILLVTTRPGREGDAILELEWALEKVRVKGTDWRGVLLAETPLSKEEALDRLRNFETQAIQRVVPLDELVPAKPEEIEKAVLELGKRIDGTFAVRAKVRGNRGLSQRKLEVELGSLLVERYGLKVNLGEPDYLVLVEVLGKRAGIGVLRRNEVLRFEVVD
- a CDS encoding ferritin family protein, which codes for MVVELIEQIRNLTERELLSYWIKGEYEEAETYWRLAERAKELGLPEEVVQTFRRLGDESKRHGDELYEIYREQYGDELVDVNVASLEATHVLGKFWKVEDLPDVLQNAMEAEKLAETIYRKLAEECSREEVKEIYLRLADIERGHYEALRRLLEK
- a CDS encoding ornithine aminotransferase, with the protein product MVIRPNVKELPGPKAKEIIERNFKYLATTTQDPENLPIVIERGEGIRVYDVDGNVFYDFASGVGVINVGHSHPRVVEAIKKQAEKFTHYSLTDFFYENAVVLAEKLIELAPGDMERKVVYSNSGAEANEAAMKLVKYGTGRKQFLAFYHAFHGRTQAVLSLTASKWVQQDRFFPTMPGVTHIPYPNPYRNTWGIDGYEEPDELTNRVLDFIEEYVFRHVPPHEIGAIFFEPIQGEGGYVVPPKGFFKALKKFADEYGILLADDEVQMGVGRTGKFWAIEHFGVEPDLIQFGKAIGGGLPLAGVIHRKDITFDKPGRHATTFGGNPVAIAAGIEVVEIVKELLPHVQEVGDYLHKYLEELKEKYEVIGDARGLGLAQAVEIVKSKETKEKYPELRDRIIKESAKRGLVLLGCGDNSIRFIPPLIVTKEEIDVAMEIFEEALKASLK
- a CDS encoding respiratory chain complex I subunit 1 family protein; protein product: MDVVGEIVYPIAGLLGLYGFVSLASLLWEGIDRKLVARMQRRVGPPLIQPFYDFLKLLSKETIIPNTANYMFRLAPVMALATAIALLAYTPMGFTPILASKGDVIVFIYLLALISFFKIVGAISSGNPYAKIGAAREATIMVSREPAMMLAIFAIMWRLGKLGVPKPFSMGIFYVHNIWEIGTPMSFVGAIILLYVFCVWLASEIEVGFFNIPDAEEEIAEGLLVEYSGRYLALLKLTKALKAYIAASLVVAIFFPWGIAGYFNLTGLSADIVNLLFHTLKVFVLLFVVESVFRAVTGRLKITQAVDFLWKNVFLASLIGSLLIAMEVIM
- a CDS encoding ATP-binding protein encodes the protein MEGLKLYQSYEVYGLSANPFEQLASEGISDVESIHVYQEVDMRLQMIVSEVIGNKSSIALSIVGPLGMGKTQRLKSLAKAIEENRGKAIYVKVDTNDILKLTRDIFYALKPPKSRTNIFLENLSRKLGFIDRLEKMLSDTKEYKSRDIAELLVEQMSKYPYCALLLDELENMQSAREHEKIQFFEMLRHFISTMPKGCIVAFACIPEAYEEYTKIFPAFFMRLHYEFKLRPMSLDETFELVKKRLNRVRIRDTDDPLYPFTEEAIRLIHQLGKGNPRQILRLLHYVLSESAKHKFDPIDDYVVTTILEEPKSLEEYLTRIPKEYKDLVEAIVFEFNGGPVSYIQVAKAVKKPGMQVYESLNELIRLGFLVGDPKGNYKVPDYVRKFLEEGEAEKLKGE
- a CDS encoding metal-dependent hydrolase, producing the protein MPNYDVHVLSGIVTYPLAVLIGELLRVYAKLPLEPTAMALVIGYPFYVLGSDLPDMDHPDALIHRGTKPIVSVAVGSAVFLWSRELINLNPAWLNPVVSWTLGAIAGLIAWYLFTAIMPRHRGIVHSLLFAGIYGLLAFLLVEYGFRLSTGEGLFVGLSAFLGYTLHLILDRSVKLV
- the trxB gene encoding thioredoxin-disulfide reductase; amino-acid sequence: MFSLGGFSRGGEYEKKLWDVLIIGAGPAGFTAAIYAARFGLETLIISKDLGGNMALTDLIENYPGFPEGISGSELTNRMHEHVKRLGVDIVFDEVERIDPAECAYYEGPCKFTVKTKNGKEYRGKTIIIAVGASPRKLKVPGEEELTGKGVSYCATCDGPLFKGKKVIVVGGGNTALQEALYLKSIGVDVTLVHRRQKFRADKILQDRFKESGIPAILDTVVTEIIGKDRVEAVKLKNVKTGEEWEMKVDGVFIFIGYEPKTDFVKHLGITDDYGYIPVDMHMRTKVPGIFAAGDITNVFKQIAVAVGQGAIAANSAKEFLEKWAEKNGE